The Leptospira saintgironsiae genome contains the following window.
CCAAGACAGTTCTTTCTAAGAAAGGAAACCAAAGCTGCATTTATAAAATTAAAAGAAGAATATAAAAAAGACCATCCTCAAGAAAGGCAAGAGCCGTTTTTAATTTCCGCTCATAGATCTTTTGCAGACCAAAAATCCATCTGGGACGATAAGTATTCTGGAAAGAAGAAGATGAGAGAACCAGTAAAAGATAAAACTCCTTCTCAGATCATCTCCTTAATATTGGAATTTTCCAGCGCACCTGGAACTTCTCGACATCACTGGGGAACTGACATTGATATCAATGCTTTGGAAAACTCCTATTTTGAAAAAGGAGGAAGAGGAGAAACATTCTATACTTGGATGAAGAAGAATGCGCACAGATTTGGATTCTGCCAGCCTTATTCTCCCAAATCAGAAAGAGCAGGAAAAGGTTATAATGAAGAGAAATGGCATTGGTCTTATGCCCCTTTATCTAATAAATTCCAAAAAGCTTGGGTAGATTCTTATAAAAAGGGAAAATTGAATTTTAAAGGAAAATTCCAGGGATCCGACTTTTTAGGAGATCTTCCCCTGGAATATGTAACATCTATTAATCCGGACTGTGCCAGGATAGATTGAGATAAGCGAGCGTGTCGGAGTTCCAACACGCAGAAACTTTCGATTATCTGTGGTTCATTACTCCACGATCACTATTTCTAAAGAATTTAATGATCTGCAGAACTTCAGCAGGATGGCCTGATTCCTTCTCCAATTGATCCAATGCAGTTCTATAATTCAATCCTGAATGATAGATCGTCTTGTATGCGTTCTTGATCGCTGATCTGGTTTCAGGAGAAAATCCTCCCCTTTTCAAACCAACAGTATTTAAACCGATGATTGTGCAAGGGTTTCCATCTGCAGTAGCAAAAGGAGGAACGTCCTGCACTACTTTGGAGCAACCTGCTATCATTGCATAATCACCCACAAAACAAAATTGGTGAACTGCAACTAAACCTGAAATGAATGCCTTATTACCAACTGTAACGTGTCCTGCCAAAACAAGACCATGAGTTAGAATATTATCATCTCCTAAAATACAATCATGACCTACGTGAGCATTTCCCATCACATAGTTCCGGTTTCCGATAATAGTGGGAGAATCTACCTTGGTTCCCTTATGAATATTGGAATATTCCTTAAAAGTATTATTATCTCCGATGATTGTTTTACTCGGAGTGCTAGGATCAAAACCTAAATCCTGAGGACCTACTCCGATTACCGCTCCATGATGTACTTTGTTGAATTTACCTAATTTAGTACCTGCGAAAATTCGGGCTCCGGTTTCGATTACGGTTCCTTCGCCGATTACCACATCTTTTTCTATAATTGTATACGCACCGACTTCGACGGACTCGTGTAGTTCCGCTTTCGAATCGACGATGGCTGTTGGGTGAATTTTCATTAAGTTTCGCCTCTTAAATCTTCCATAATACGAAAATCGACGTGGATTTTTTATTCAAGCTATAAATAATTGGGGTCGGTAAACGGTTTAGCGCTTCGTCGAATTTGGGAAGCCGCAACCATTTACCAAACGCGGTTCGGGAAGGAGAATTCTATGCTAGTGGATTGGTCTCGTCTAGATTCCCTAAAACAAGGCGATGATGAAGATGATATTATTTGGCTGGAAGAAATGGTACGTTCTTTACGTAAGAACATGAACAGCCGTTTAGAGAATATCAAAACTTTCACTGAAGAAAAGAAAGACGTAGAACTCCAAGCAGAATTACACCAAACAAAAGGTGTCGCAGCAAATTTCGGGCTCGCAGCGGTTCAGAAGAATGTTACGGAGGCTGAACTGAAATTAAAGGAAGGAAACTTAGAAGCTTGTTTAGCTCTTTGTCAGGAACTTCCGAGTCTTTGGGAGCAAACCAAAAAAGAATTAGCTCCCAAATTTCCGGAATAAGTCAGAACTTTCCGACTTATTTTTTCCCCTTACGTTCCAAAAAATAAGAATCTACCTTATCAGTTATAGGTTTGATTTTATCTTCGTAGGTTAAAATAGCTTCTACTGTTTTTTCGTAAAGAGTCATGAGAAGTGCCTGAGCCGCATCACACATCTGTTCTTTACGGAACTCTTCTACATGTAAAGTTTCAGTAATGGATCCATCCGGATTAAACGGAAGAGAAGCCAATAAATTAGAAACCACAATCTTATCGTCACCAGCAACATGGCTTGGGTCGAAGATCACAGGAAGAATTGTTTGGTTCTTAGCATGAGTGATCACATTCAGATCCGGAGTGTTACGGCAATATCCTTCCTTGATGAAAAGAGTTTTTACTCCTCTTTCACAAAGAACTATATTCAAATTTCCTTGATTAGCAATATATTCTGCAGCGGAAAACCATTCGATAGCTTCGTTACCGAAACCTCTTTTTAAGATCACAGGTTTACCAGTGCGACCAACTGCTTCTAAAAGTTCGAAGTCTTGAGCATTTCTTGTTCCGATCTGGATCATGTCCGCATGTTTGGAAACTTCTTCCGCCATGGTATGGTCCATAACTTCGGTTACATAAGGAAGTCCGGTTTCTTCTTTTACTCTATCGAGTAATTTGATTCCGTCCCAACCCATTCCTCTCCAATCAGTCGGACGAGTTCTAGGTTTGAATGCTCCACCTCTAAAGATGATACGATCTAAGATCCCAAATTTTTTACCAATCTCCACCGCTTGTTTCGCGATAGTAACGGTTTGCTCATAAGTCTGAGGAGAATCCGGACCAACTAGGAAGATATGTTTTCCAGTTCCAAACTTACGAACTAATCCATCTTTTCCGTGAACTTCTACAATTCGGTTCTCACGATGGACCACTTCTCCGTTTTTACCCGCAGCAGTACGAGCGATATTTTTATAAGGCAATGATACGTTCCAGATTCTAGTCACACCAGGAAGTTCTTTTACATAACCTTCCTTGTCGGAGATCTTACGGGTATCCCCGATAAAATGAATGGTATCGGATACAACCGCTCCGCGAATAATCTCGGTGGCGTTCCCACATTCGGATGCTAAAGCCTTTATTTTTGCTTCAGTTTCCGGATATCCCTTCTCCAGTTCGACTATGTCCACGTATCTTCCGTCCTATCTTTGTTCGATTTTACAATCGGGATTGATTCTCTCTCCAGCCTTTACTTCACACATGGAACGTCAAGAAATCCGCAGAGAAAAGAAATTAATGAGAATGTTCCGGCCCAGGAAAACTTCCATTTCTCACTTCCTGAATATAGTTTTTGACTGCGCCGAAGACATCATCGTATCCATTCAGGAAAGTTTTTAAGAACTTAGGCTTAAAGCCCTTATTCAATCCAAGAAAATCGTAAATTACCAGCACCTGTCCATCGGTCGCTGCTCCCGCTCCTATCCCGATCGTAGGAATTGGGACAGATTCAGAAATTTCTTTAGCGAGAGCAGAAGGTATTAGCTCGAAAACAATGGAGAAGGCTCCGGCGTCGGAGATCCCTTTTGCTTCGCTTATCAATCTCGCCTTATCTTGTTCAGCTTTTCCTTGGATTTTATGTCCTCCGAAAACGTTCACGGATTGAGGGGTAAGACCTATATGTCCCATAACTGGGATGCCTATTCTTTCCAATTTATAGATAAGTTCCAATATCTCAGGGCCGCCGCCTTCGAATTTTACTGCGTCGCATCCGCTTTCTTTCATTACCTTTCCGGCAGAGCGGATCCCTTCTTCCAAAGAAACCTGATAGCTTAAAAACGGAAGATCCACGACTACGAATGTATTCGGTGCACCTCTTCTGACCGCCTTTGCATGATAGATCATCTCATCCAAGGTAACGGGTAAGGTGGTTGGTTGGCCTTGGTAAACAACTCCAAGAGTGTCTCCAACGAGAATACAATCCACGCCCGAATCTTCTAAAATCCGAGCGAACATAAAATCATAGCAGGTCAATACCGTGATCTTTTTCTCTACAGGTTTTGGCCCTCTGGGAAATATTTTGCTAACATCTCTCATATCATCCCTCCGAAGGATTCCCAAAAGCTTGGATCAGGGAACCTTCTCCGAGTTCATTTAAAAGTTCTAATATAAAAGGACGGGTAAACAGACTATGATGGGGAAGATGTAAACCCTTCTCATGGACTTTCATATCGTCGATGGACAAAATATCTATATCGATAACACGAGGGCCTTTGTCTCTTGTGCGGATCCTTCCCATTTCATTTTCAATTCCTAATAAAAAATCCAAAAGTTCTTTAGGAGAAAGATGAGTGGATATTTGCAGAAGTTGATTTAAAAAGTCAGGTTGGTCCGTAACTTCTAATGCTTCTGTGTTTAAAGCAGTTCCCTTTTTTAGGATCTCTATCTCGGGATGAGCACCGATCTTTTGGATCGCATCAGAAAGATATAATTCACGATCTCCTAGATTGGTTCCCAAACACAAAAATGCGATGTGATTATTTTTATCCATCAATGATTTCCGAAAGCACTATGACTTAGACGATAATCAGGACAATCTAAATGGATTTGTTTTGCCATCTCCATTAATCTAGAAAAGATCCTTCCTTCTGCTTTATCCTTCCAGTCACTCGGAGGAATATTAGAAGTGAGAATGGTTACCTTCTCTTCTTCATATCTTGCATCTATTAGGTCATATAACTGAGAGTTAGCCCAATCGGACTCTTTATTTGCTCCGAAATCGTCTAAAACCAAAACTTCCACATCAGTGAATTGTTTTTTTATAGTTTGCTCCATACCATGGAGTTCACTTTCTTTTTGATAACTATCTCGGATGGTAGAAAGAAAGTCACGATTGATCTTTGCGTATTTACATTCCAAACCGTAACGAAGAATGAGTTCGTTTAAGATAGCGCATGCAAGTAATGTTTTTCCGGAACCAGTTCCGCCCCAAAGATACAAACCTTGTTGTATTCTTTCTCTTTCTTTCCATTGTACTACGATATCATTTGCCCAGTCATGAGCCGCTAAAAAAGAAAGTTCAGTGGTATCCATTCGATCCAAGGTTCTGTACTTGTATCTAGCTGGGATCCCTGCCTTCTTCACCAAATATTCTACCCTGCCGAGTTCCACTCTAGCGTTATGACAGACGCAAGGTAACATTCTATTTTGACTTTCGTCATAGACCATGTAAGGAGCCTTTCCACCACAAGGGCAGGACTCTCCCACGCAGGAACAAAGTAACAGAACTCCAGAGCTAGAATTCTTTACGTTCTCTTCTAAAAGGAATCCGACTCCCGCACAGAATTTACAACTGGGAGAACCTTCTCGGATCGGGGTTAAATTCTTTAAATTCATGGTCTAGATCCAGACTGGAAAAAAGGAAAGTAATAGAAAGAAAGAAATCTAAGAGCCAATCATTTCCTAGGAATTCCTAAAAATCTGCTGACAAGTTCTGCTTTAAGCAAGATTCTGGAGGAGTCTCTGAACGGATTCGGAGAACAAAATTAGCAAAAAATGATAGAATTTCGCTAATGGATAGAGTAAAAAGATCCTCGTTTATGTCCCTTGTATAGGAAAAGTGGGAAATTTTTTCTAATCCAGGTTTATATCTAAAGGTCCCTGACCGATAGATAAACAGAAGAAAAGGACTTTGCTGTCTTTTTTCTAAATCCTATCTTTGAAAGAGAAGGCACAGGTGTGAGCACTATGAAGGTGATGAAGACTATATTCGTTCTTCTGGCCGTGGTCGGACTCAACCTCTCCTTGTTCGCACAGAACCAAGGGGGGCAGGATACGACAGATGCCAAGGCGGCAGCTGATAAGATCGACGAACTGCTGAAAGGTGAGCTCGTTCCGGAAGACGACGACAAGAATCTAACGGAAGAAGCTAAGAAACGTAAAAAAGAAATCCAGGAGCAGGAAGCGATCTGGAAGAACCCTGACTTCAAAGGTTACGACAAGAACTTCCAAGAACTCCATCAGCTTTCTAAGGCTTTCGCGAACAACAAGTTCCGCCTGGCCCTGACTAGCTATCAATCCGGAGTTAATACCGTCCTCAAGATGAGGGAAGCTGTTGAGCAGTACCGTAAAGAGGAAGCGGAGAAGAAACGTCTAGACGAGAAATGGTACTGGCAAAAGGTCGACCGTAAAGCTCGCGAGGATCGTGTCGTTTCCCGCCAAAAGTTGGAAGCAAAACAACAAGCATTGAATTATTTCACCAAGGCAATCAACCATTTGGATGAGATCAAGAACCCGGATTTACGTGAACGTGCCGAGTTCAAAAGACTTCTTTCAGATGTATACAGATCTTGGATTGTTACTGAATACGATCTACAAAACTTACCTCAGTGTATTCCTATATTGGAACTTTACATCGAGGTTAATGAAAATGAGAAAGAATACCCAGCTCACAAGTATCTTGCAAGCTGCTACGCTTTCGAAGAAAACATGATCAAGAAATACGGTGGAGCAAGCGAAGACCAGATGTTTAAATTCCGTCACAAGAAAAACATCCACCTTCTCCGCGCTACCGAGCTGAAATATGGAAAGGATTCCCCGGAATATAAACACATCGTTGCTTTGATTAACAAAGACGAAGTGATTTCGGTTCGCCCATAATCCTCTCTTTTCATTTCAATGTAGGAAAAAACCCCGGCTTTAAACCCGGGGTTTTTTTATACCCAAGCAGAATGGAATTCCTTACTGATTCCGGAATTTATTAGTATTTCCCGGTATCAAATCCTAAGATCGGACGATCCTTTTCCAAAAAGATTGTATTCTATATCTCACAGAACACCGGAATTTCCGGAAAGAATGTTTAGAGGAGAGAATAAGAATGGTAGCTCAGACATTAGAAAGACCGAGCCTCAACCAGAACTCCCAAGCGGAAAAAGTATATGATGTAGTCATCATAGGAACTGGATTCGCTGGGTTATGTATGGGAATCCGTTTGAAACAAGCGGGAATAGAATCTTTTGTTATTTTAGAAAAAGGAAATGGGGTTGGAGGAACCTGGAGAGATAATACTTATCCTGGAGCGGCCTGTGATGTTCAGTCCCATCTGTATTCTTTCTCCTTCGCACCCAAATCGGATTGGTCCAGACTTTTCGGACCTCAAGAAGAAATCCTAAATTATATGAATCAATGTACGGACCATTTCGGGATCCGTTCTTATATCCGCACAAACTCAGAAGTGAGTGGAGCCTCATTTGATGAAAAAACAGGTTTATGGGAAATCAATATTGTAGGTGGAAAATCCTACAAAACAAAATCTGTAGTAAGCGGCACAGGCGGTTTGAGTAGACCAGTTCTTCCAAATATCAAAGGAATTGATACTTTTAAAGGAGCAAAATTCCACTCTGCAAAATGGGATCATAGTTATAATCTTCAAGGGAAGAAGGTAGCAGTGATCGGAACAGGAGCAAGCGCAATCCAGATCGTACCTACAATCGCTCCTATCGTAGGAACATTAAAACTTTTTCAAAGAACTCCTGCTTGGATCATACCGAAACCAGATAGTAATATCTCTGGTTCCGTAAAAGGGATCTTTAAATTCATTCCTCCATTAAGATGGTTATTTAGAAAAGCAATCTATTGGTTGAACGAAATCGGAGTATTAGCTTTCGCAATCAATCCAAAGCTAATGAGAATTTTTGAGAAGTTCGCTAGAAGTTTTATCAACAAAAGTATCCATAACGAAGAACTTAAGAAAAAGCTAACTCCGAATTATACAATTGGATGTAAACGGATCCTTCTTTCAAACGACTATTATCCTGCATTGAACCGGGAGAATGTTGAATTGGTTACTGATGGAATAGAAGAGATCACTTCTTCCGGAATTAAAACAAAGGACGGAGTAGAACATAAGGTAGATGCGATCATTTTCGCTACAGGATTCCAAGCAGCAGAAGCAGTTTCTCCTTTTGAGATCAGAGGAAGAGGCGGAAAACTTTTAGCAGATGTTTGGAAAGATGCTGCAGAAGCTTATTTAGGAACCACAGTTTCCGGTTTTCCAAATATGTTCATGATCGTAGGCCCAAATACTGGTTTAGGTCATAGTTCTATGATCCTAATGATAGAATCCCAAGTGCAATATACTCTCCAAGGGATTCGTTATCTACTTAATAAGAATATAAAGTTCATAGATGTTCGTAAAGATGTTCAGGACCATTATAACGAAGAGATCCAAAGACGTCTTAACAAATCCATTTGGTTGACCGGAGGATGCGTAAGCTGGTATAATACTAGTTCTGGTAGAAATACGACTCTCTGGCCAGGATTCACTTTCGAATTTAAGGCCAGAACGTTCTTCCTTCGTCCTAAAGATTACGAATTTGTTCGTGCAGATGGAAAGATAAAAAAACCTGGGATCGGATCCAGAGTTTCTATGGCTTTAGATGCAACCTTTGGTTAAGCGTATCGCCTAAATTAAAGAGTCCAGTATACCAAGATTTCCCGGTTACCATCTCTCCCGGTAATTGGGGAATCTTCCAAACCTATCCGTTTTCCTTTAATTTCACTTTTCAAAAACCGCAAAAAAGAACGGATCGTTTTCCAACGTATCCAAGGATCTCGCAAGACACCTTTATCCAAATTTCTGGATTCAGTTTCGAACTGAGGTTTGAATAGACTAACTATATTCCATCGAACGTCAGGATTTTTACTTTTGAGTTCAGAAAGAACAGGAAGAACAATACGAAGAGAAATAAAACTCAAATCCATTACGAGAAAGATCTCATCCGGAAACTTTTTCTCTGTTTTTTCAGCCCATAAAGAAGACAATAATTTCCAACTAGTATCTCTAATATGGAATCTATCTCTAACGGTAACCTTTGGATTCATCGCGACTTTGGAAGCCATCTGTCCATAGCCAACATCGAAGGCGAAAACTAACTCTGCTCCTTCTTCCAAAAGAACCTGAGTGAATCCCCCAGTCGAAGCTCCCCAATCTATACAAAGTTTTTCTTTAACGGATATATTCCATTTTTCGAATGCGGCTTTAAGTTTGTAAGCTCCCCTACTTACATATTTAGGAATAATCTCTCTAATACGGATCTCTACCGACTCTTCGAATAATGTACCAACCTTGTCGGACATTCTATCGTTCACAAGAACTGAACCGGATAAGATTAGGCTTCGAGCCTTGGAAATATCTTCAGCCAAACCCTTTTTCAAGAGTAAGTCATCTAGTCTAATTTTTTCTTTTGCCAATGTTAGAAGGTAAGGATTGAAAGAATTCTGGAAATTCGGAAACTTCTATTTTAGAAGAAGAAGTATCCAAATCGAATCCTAATTCTTCCAATTCAGAAACTATATGTGAAACCATCTGTTTGCAAGTTTCCATTCCATATAAAGAAGGGTAAGTGATCTTTCCTGATTTTCCATCTTTTCCTGGAGTTTTTCCGAGATCTTCTTTAGTACCTTCGATATCCAAAATATCGTCTGTGATTTGAAATAATAAACCAAGCTTAGCACCATATTCGGAAATAGTTACTTCTCTTTCTAGGAAATCTTCTCTCAATCGATTTCCCATTAGAAAGGACGCCTGGATCAAAGCTCCGGTTTTCAATCTATGAGTTTTAGAAAGTAACTCTTCTTTTGTTCCAGTTAAAGAAGAAGGATTTCTCTCCAATAATAGATCATACATTTGTCCGGAAACCATTCCCGCGGCACCGGCACCTTTTGCCAAAGTCCTAACCAAATCCTTATGTAAATTTTTTTCAGAAGAATCGATCCCGGTCAACCAATCAAACGCATACGCCTGCAAAGCATCTCCAGCAAGTATCGCAGTTGCCTCTGAAAATTGTTTATGAAGAGAAGGTTTACCTCTTCTGAAATCATCATCATCCATACTAGGAAGATCATCATGGATCAAACTATATGTATGAACAAATTCTAATGCAGCTCCGATCGAAAGAGAATCATTATCTATCTTTCCAAAAGACGCGAAGGCAAGAATCGGCCTTAATCTTTTTCCACCAGCTCTCAGACTATATTCCATGGCTGCAGCAAGTTCAGGAGCAGATTCTTTTTTAAAAAACGGATATACTTGGTTTTCTAAGTAATCTTCGAAACGATCTTTAGAACGTTTTAGTAGTTGAGAAAGTTCGTTTGTTTCCGTTCGATTTGTCATTTTCCCGATTCGACAGTAATCACCACTTTGCCGGTAGTATTTCCAGTTTGGAAATGTCGGACTGCTTCCGGAAGATCCACAAAAGGGTATACGGAACCGATATGAGGTGGTTGCAAATTTAATTTTAAAAGTGCTTTTAGATGAACAGTTAGTTCATCGATCTTCTCATATAACCAGATCAGATTGAATCCCATGACAGCTTTATTTTCAGAGACAATCTCTAATGTATCTACTTTAGGTCTGGTCAAATATCTCCAAGCTAAAGTCAGCCAATTGACCTTATCTCCCTGGCTCATAAAAGAAGCGGAGCCATAAACTACCATGCGACCCATAGGAGAAAGAGCGTCGTAGCTTGCTTTGAAAATTTTACCGCCGATACATTCTAAAACTAAATGTAATTCTCTGCCACCTAGTGCGGTTTTTAATTCTTCTGGAAACCGAGAAGATCGAATGATCCAAGCATCATAACCTTCCTTCTCCAAAAGAGAAATTTTAGAATGATTTCCTACAGAACCTAAAGTCCAAGCTCCGAATTTTTTAGCGATACGATTAGCGTAAATTCCTACTCCACCCGCAGCACTATGTATCAAAACGTTTTGACCTTTTCTTAGATCTCCTAAAGGAAGAAGAGCATAATAAGCAGTAAGTCCTTGGACTAAAAATCCCGCTCCTTGCTCAAAACTCCATTTTGATGGAAGTGGGAAAATATATCTAGAGTCTATGTTTATATAATCCGCATAAGCTCCGAATCTGGTCACTCCCATGACCTTGTCATTTTTTTTGAAGTTTTTGACCTTCTTACCAACAGCGATCACCTTGCCGGAATATTCCAAACCTGGAATAAAAGAACCTTTAGGTGTAGCGCTATACAATCCTTGGATCGCAAAAATATCTGCAAAATTCAGACCGATTGCACGGATCTCTATAGTGACTTCATTATCCTGCGGAGGGGGAAGTTCCTCTTCTCTTCTTTCCAGAGAATCTAAAGAACCCTTGGTATCGACTCTATAAACGGAGCGAATCATGAGGGCATTCTGCTCTTTTAATTCCTATCCTAAAAGGAAAAAATAGATACGAACGGAGGAAAAATTTCCTCCGTTTCTTGGATGGTTACTTAGAAGGGAAAATTTCTTTTAGGAAATTCTTGAGCTCCAACCAGGAACGTTTATCCGCTTTTTCATTATAAGCCGCCCCTTTAGAGTTATCATTCCCTGCTTCTTTGATGGTGAAAGAATGAACCGCTCCTCCGTAAGAAACAAGCTGCCAATCCACTCCAGCATTTCTCATTTCTTCTTGGAAAGCTGCCACCTCATCCGGTTTTACAAAAGGATCATCTGCTCCATGAAGTGCCAAAACTTTGCCTTTAATATTTTTTGCATCTTCTGCCTTAGGAGCAGATAGACCACCATGAAAGCTGATGGTTCCTTTTAGCGGAGCTCCACTTCTTGCCAACTCTAGGGCAGTGGTTCCGCCAAAACAATATCCTAAGATCGCGAGATTTTTTGGGTCCACACCAGTTTGGGATTTTAACGCG
Protein-coding sequences here:
- a CDS encoding dienelactone hydrolase family protein; this translates as MKKIIWFSITFLLATNVLSAKVKSEFVEYKQGDTVLEGFVAYPEGAKKAPGIVLVHDWMGLGENTKARAEQLAELGYVAFAADIYGKGVRPKSMEEASKLAASFREGDRKLLRARGQAALDALKSQTGVDPKNLAILGYCFGGTTALELARSGAPLKGTISFHGGLSAPKAEDAKNIKGKVLALHGADDPFVKPDEVAAFQEEMRNAGVDWQLVSYGGAVHSFTIKEAGNDNSKGAAYNEKADKRSWLELKNFLKEIFPSK